A portion of the Juglans microcarpa x Juglans regia isolate MS1-56 chromosome 1D, Jm3101_v1.0, whole genome shotgun sequence genome contains these proteins:
- the LOC121253096 gene encoding ATP-dependent DNA helicase DDM1 isoform X4 codes for MDTKNEMNDEGSAESPTSVLEDEVKMEVKSEEEMCPHEGNGDSSLILRAMAEEEEKLLEARVKKEDEEQRKEPEEEPQLNDSHFTKLDELLSQTQMYSEFLLEKMDDITTNGMEQENAIVEKKRGRGSKRKAAAQYNNKKAKRAVAAMLTRSHEAKKAEDVNLTEEERVEKEQQELVPLLTGGKLKPYQIKGVKWLISLWQNGLNGILADQMGLGKTIQTIGFLAHLKGKGLDGPYLVIAPLSTLSNWVNEIARFVPSMNAVIYHGDKNQRDEIRRKHMTKAIGHEFPIIVTSYEVAMNDARRCLRHYNWKYVVIDEGHRLKNAKCKLLKELKYLPVENKLLLTGTPLQNNLAELWSLLNFLLPDIFSSHNEFESWFDLSGKCNSEAMREEVEEKRRAQVVAKLHAILRPFLLRRMKADVEQLLPRKKEIILYATMTNHQKDFQDHLINRTLENHLIEKANSGRGMKGKLNNLMVQLRKNCNHPDLLESAFDGSYLYPPVEEIIGQCGKFRLLDRLLERLLAHKHKVLIFSQWTKVLDIIDYYFSEKGFEVCRIDGSVKLDERKRQISDFNDLNSNYRLFLLSTRAGGLGINLTAADTCILYDSDWNPQMDLQAMDRCHRIGQTKPVHVYRLATAQSVEGRVLKRAFSKLKLEHVVIGKGQFHQERKPSSTDIFEQEDLLALLREEETAEDKMIQTDISDEDLERVLDRSDLVVNASNNDEKSNGGGVFPLKGPGWEVVIPTATGGMLSTLNS; via the exons ATGGACACGAAGAACGAAATGAATGACGAAGGCTCTGCAGAGTCGCCGACTTCGGTGCTTGAAGACGAG GTGAAAATGGAAGTCAAGTCAGAGGAAGAAATGTGTCCACATGAAGGAAATGGAGATTCCTCTTTGATATTGAGAGCAATGGCTGAGGAGGAAGAAAAGCTATTGGAAGCTCGGGTtaagaaagaagatgaagagcaaAGAAAGGAGCCAGAGGAGGAACCCCAGTTGAATGACAGTCACTTTACCAAATTGGATGAGCTTCTAAGTCAAACACAGATGTACTCCGAGTTTTTGCTGGAAAAAATGGATGATATTACAACT aatgGAATGGAGCAAGAGAATGCAATTGTTGAAAAAAAGAGAGGCCGTGGATCAAAAAGAAAAGCTGCTGCACAATACAATAAT AAGAAGGCCAAGAGGGCTGTTGCAGCCATGCTTACAAGATCTCATGAAGCCAAGAAAGCTGAAGATGTGAACCTCACTGAGGAAGAAAGAGTTGAGAAAGAACAGCAAGAACTTGTGCCCTTGTTAACTGGCGGAAAATTGAAGCCGTATCAGATCAAGGGAGTGAAGTGGTTGATATCATTATGGCAAAATGGGCTGAACGGGATACTTGCAGATCAAATGGGGCTTGGAAAGACAATTCAAACCATTGGCTTTCTTGCACATTTAAAAGGAAAGGGATTGGATGGGCCATATTTAGTAATTGCTCCTCTTTCTACTCTCTCAAATTGGGTGAATGAGATTGCAAG gTTTGTGCCCTCAATGAATGCTGTTATCTACCATGGCGACAAGAACCAAAGGGATGAGATACGAAGGAAGCACATGACTAAAGCAATTGGCCACGAATTTCCTATAATTGTGACTTCGTATGAGGTGGCCATGAATGATGCAAGAAGATGTTTGAGGCATTATAATTGGAAATATGTTGTAATTGACGAG GGGCACAGgttaaaaaatgcaaaatgcaAACTTCTGAAGGAATTAAAATACTTACCTGTAGAAAATAAGCTTCTGTTAACTGGGACACCTCTACAGAATAATCTGGCAGAGCTTTGGTCATTGTTAAACTTCCTTTTGCCTGATattttctcatctcataatGAGTTTGAGTCATG GTTTGATCTGTCAGGAAAGTGTAACAGTGAAGCAATGAGGGAGGAagtggaagagaagagaagggcTCAA GTTGTAGCAAAACTACATGCTATATTGCGCCCCTTCCTTCTTAGAAGAATGAAGGCTGATGTTGAGCAGCTGCTTCCtcggaaaaaagaaataatattgtatGCTACCATGACTAACCATCAGAAGGATTTCCAAGATCATCTAATTAACAGGACCTTGGAGAACCATTTAATTGAGAAGGCAAACTCTG GCCGTGGTATGAAAGGGAAACTTAATAATCTGATGGTCCAGCTTCGGAAGAACTGCAACCATCCGGATCTCTTAGAGTCTGCCTTTGATGGCTCAT ATTTGTATCCACCCGTTGAAGAGATAATTGGCCAGTGTGGTAAATTTCGCTTGCTGGACCGGCTATTGGAACGGTTGTTAGCCCACAAACATAAA GTATTGATCTTCAGCCAGTGGACAAAAGTTTTGGACATCATAGATTACTACTTTAGTGAAAAGGGATTTGAAGTTTGTAGAATCGATGGCAGTGTGAAGCTGGATGAAAGGAAAAGACAG ATCTCGGATTTCAATGATTTGAACAGCAATTACAGATTATTCCTCCTAAGCACCAGGGCTGGCGGACTGGGGATCAACCTCACTGCAGCTGACACATGTATACTATATGACAGTGATTGG AACCCTCAAATGGATTTGCAAGCCATGGATAGATGCCATAGGATTGGTCAAACCAAACCTGTTCATGTTTACAGGCTGGCAACAGCTCAATCTGTAGAG GGTCGTGTCTTGAAAAGGGCTTTTAGCAAATTGAAGCTTGAGCATGTGGTGATTGGGAAAGGGCAGTTTCACCAAGAAAGGAAGCCTAGCTCTACTGATATCTTTGAG CAGGAGGATCTGCTGGCATTGCTCCGAGAGGAAGAAACGGCTGAAGACAAGATGATACAAACAGATATTAGCGATGAAGATTTGGAGAGGGTCTTAGACCGCAGTGATCTTGTTGTTAATGCATCGAACAATGACGAAAAGTCCAATGGTGGTGGTGTTTTTCCCCTCAAAGGTCCTGGATGGGAGGTGGTGATACCAACTGCAACTGGAGGCATGCTCTCTACCCTTAACAGTTGA
- the LOC121253096 gene encoding ATP-dependent DNA helicase DDM1 isoform X3 — MDTKNEMNDEGSAESPTSVLEDEDICKVKMEVKSEEEMCPHEGNGDSSLILRAMAEEEEKLLEARVKKEDEEQRKEPEEEPQLNDSHFTKLDELLSQTQMYSEFLLEKMDDITTNGMEQENAIVEKKRGRGSKRKAAAQYNNKKAKRAVAAMLTRSHEAKKAEDVNLTEEERVEKEQQELVPLLTGGKLKPYQIKGVKWLISLWQNGLNGILADQMGLGKTIQTIGFLAHLKGKGLDGPYLVIAPLSTLSNWVNEIARFVPSMNAVIYHGDKNQRDEIRRKHMTKAIGHEFPIIVTSYEVAMNDARRCLRHYNWKYVVIDEGHRLKNAKCKLLKELKYLPVENKLLLTGTPLQNNLAELWSLLNFLLPDIFSSHNEFESWFDLSGKCNSEAMREEVEEKRRAQVVAKLHAILRPFLLRRMKADVEQLLPRKKEIILYATMTNHQKDFQDHLINRTLENHLIEKANSGRGMKGKLNNLMVQLRKNCNHPDLLESAFDGSYLYPPVEEIIGQCGKFRLLDRLLERLLAHKHKVLIFSQWTKVLDIIDYYFSEKGFEVCRIDGSVKLDERKRQISDFNDLNSNYRLFLLSTRAGGLGINLTAADTCILYDSDWNPQMDLQAMDRCHRIGQTKPVHVYRLATAQSVEGRVLKRAFSKLKLEHVVIGKGQFHQERKPSSTDIFEQEDLLALLREEETAEDKMIQTDISDEDLERVLDRSDLVVNASNNDEKSNGGGVFPLKGPGWEVVIPTATGGMLSTLNS, encoded by the exons ATGGACACGAAGAACGAAATGAATGACGAAGGCTCTGCAGAGTCGCCGACTTCGGTGCTTGAAGACGAG GATATCTGCAAGGTGAAAATGGAAGTCAAGTCAGAGGAAGAAATGTGTCCACATGAAGGAAATGGAGATTCCTCTTTGATATTGAGAGCAATGGCTGAGGAGGAAGAAAAGCTATTGGAAGCTCGGGTtaagaaagaagatgaagagcaaAGAAAGGAGCCAGAGGAGGAACCCCAGTTGAATGACAGTCACTTTACCAAATTGGATGAGCTTCTAAGTCAAACACAGATGTACTCCGAGTTTTTGCTGGAAAAAATGGATGATATTACAACT aatgGAATGGAGCAAGAGAATGCAATTGTTGAAAAAAAGAGAGGCCGTGGATCAAAAAGAAAAGCTGCTGCACAATACAATAAT AAGAAGGCCAAGAGGGCTGTTGCAGCCATGCTTACAAGATCTCATGAAGCCAAGAAAGCTGAAGATGTGAACCTCACTGAGGAAGAAAGAGTTGAGAAAGAACAGCAAGAACTTGTGCCCTTGTTAACTGGCGGAAAATTGAAGCCGTATCAGATCAAGGGAGTGAAGTGGTTGATATCATTATGGCAAAATGGGCTGAACGGGATACTTGCAGATCAAATGGGGCTTGGAAAGACAATTCAAACCATTGGCTTTCTTGCACATTTAAAAGGAAAGGGATTGGATGGGCCATATTTAGTAATTGCTCCTCTTTCTACTCTCTCAAATTGGGTGAATGAGATTGCAAG gTTTGTGCCCTCAATGAATGCTGTTATCTACCATGGCGACAAGAACCAAAGGGATGAGATACGAAGGAAGCACATGACTAAAGCAATTGGCCACGAATTTCCTATAATTGTGACTTCGTATGAGGTGGCCATGAATGATGCAAGAAGATGTTTGAGGCATTATAATTGGAAATATGTTGTAATTGACGAG GGGCACAGgttaaaaaatgcaaaatgcaAACTTCTGAAGGAATTAAAATACTTACCTGTAGAAAATAAGCTTCTGTTAACTGGGACACCTCTACAGAATAATCTGGCAGAGCTTTGGTCATTGTTAAACTTCCTTTTGCCTGATattttctcatctcataatGAGTTTGAGTCATG GTTTGATCTGTCAGGAAAGTGTAACAGTGAAGCAATGAGGGAGGAagtggaagagaagagaagggcTCAA GTTGTAGCAAAACTACATGCTATATTGCGCCCCTTCCTTCTTAGAAGAATGAAGGCTGATGTTGAGCAGCTGCTTCCtcggaaaaaagaaataatattgtatGCTACCATGACTAACCATCAGAAGGATTTCCAAGATCATCTAATTAACAGGACCTTGGAGAACCATTTAATTGAGAAGGCAAACTCTG GCCGTGGTATGAAAGGGAAACTTAATAATCTGATGGTCCAGCTTCGGAAGAACTGCAACCATCCGGATCTCTTAGAGTCTGCCTTTGATGGCTCAT ATTTGTATCCACCCGTTGAAGAGATAATTGGCCAGTGTGGTAAATTTCGCTTGCTGGACCGGCTATTGGAACGGTTGTTAGCCCACAAACATAAA GTATTGATCTTCAGCCAGTGGACAAAAGTTTTGGACATCATAGATTACTACTTTAGTGAAAAGGGATTTGAAGTTTGTAGAATCGATGGCAGTGTGAAGCTGGATGAAAGGAAAAGACAG ATCTCGGATTTCAATGATTTGAACAGCAATTACAGATTATTCCTCCTAAGCACCAGGGCTGGCGGACTGGGGATCAACCTCACTGCAGCTGACACATGTATACTATATGACAGTGATTGG AACCCTCAAATGGATTTGCAAGCCATGGATAGATGCCATAGGATTGGTCAAACCAAACCTGTTCATGTTTACAGGCTGGCAACAGCTCAATCTGTAGAG GGTCGTGTCTTGAAAAGGGCTTTTAGCAAATTGAAGCTTGAGCATGTGGTGATTGGGAAAGGGCAGTTTCACCAAGAAAGGAAGCCTAGCTCTACTGATATCTTTGAG CAGGAGGATCTGCTGGCATTGCTCCGAGAGGAAGAAACGGCTGAAGACAAGATGATACAAACAGATATTAGCGATGAAGATTTGGAGAGGGTCTTAGACCGCAGTGATCTTGTTGTTAATGCATCGAACAATGACGAAAAGTCCAATGGTGGTGGTGTTTTTCCCCTCAAAGGTCCTGGATGGGAGGTGGTGATACCAACTGCAACTGGAGGCATGCTCTCTACCCTTAACAGTTGA
- the LOC121253096 gene encoding ATP-dependent DNA helicase DDM1 isoform X1, with amino-acid sequence MYVRQLVLGMDTKNEMNDEGSAESPTSVLEDEDICKVKMEVKSEEEMCPHEGNGDSSLILRAMAEEEEKLLEARVKKEDEEQRKEPEEEPQLNDSHFTKLDELLSQTQMYSEFLLEKMDDITTNGMEQENAIVEKKRGRGSKRKAAAQYNNKKAKRAVAAMLTRSHEAKKAEDVNLTEEERVEKEQQELVPLLTGGKLKPYQIKGVKWLISLWQNGLNGILADQMGLGKTIQTIGFLAHLKGKGLDGPYLVIAPLSTLSNWVNEIARFVPSMNAVIYHGDKNQRDEIRRKHMTKAIGHEFPIIVTSYEVAMNDARRCLRHYNWKYVVIDEGHRLKNAKCKLLKELKYLPVENKLLLTGTPLQNNLAELWSLLNFLLPDIFSSHNEFESWFDLSGKCNSEAMREEVEEKRRAQVVAKLHAILRPFLLRRMKADVEQLLPRKKEIILYATMTNHQKDFQDHLINRTLENHLIEKANSGRGMKGKLNNLMVQLRKNCNHPDLLESAFDGSYLYPPVEEIIGQCGKFRLLDRLLERLLAHKHKVLIFSQWTKVLDIIDYYFSEKGFEVCRIDGSVKLDERKRQISDFNDLNSNYRLFLLSTRAGGLGINLTAADTCILYDSDWNPQMDLQAMDRCHRIGQTKPVHVYRLATAQSVEGRVLKRAFSKLKLEHVVIGKGQFHQERKPSSTDIFEQEDLLALLREEETAEDKMIQTDISDEDLERVLDRSDLVVNASNNDEKSNGGGVFPLKGPGWEVVIPTATGGMLSTLNS; translated from the exons ATGTACGTACG TCAGTTAGTGTTGGGAATGGACACGAAGAACGAAATGAATGACGAAGGCTCTGCAGAGTCGCCGACTTCGGTGCTTGAAGACGAG GATATCTGCAAGGTGAAAATGGAAGTCAAGTCAGAGGAAGAAATGTGTCCACATGAAGGAAATGGAGATTCCTCTTTGATATTGAGAGCAATGGCTGAGGAGGAAGAAAAGCTATTGGAAGCTCGGGTtaagaaagaagatgaagagcaaAGAAAGGAGCCAGAGGAGGAACCCCAGTTGAATGACAGTCACTTTACCAAATTGGATGAGCTTCTAAGTCAAACACAGATGTACTCCGAGTTTTTGCTGGAAAAAATGGATGATATTACAACT aatgGAATGGAGCAAGAGAATGCAATTGTTGAAAAAAAGAGAGGCCGTGGATCAAAAAGAAAAGCTGCTGCACAATACAATAAT AAGAAGGCCAAGAGGGCTGTTGCAGCCATGCTTACAAGATCTCATGAAGCCAAGAAAGCTGAAGATGTGAACCTCACTGAGGAAGAAAGAGTTGAGAAAGAACAGCAAGAACTTGTGCCCTTGTTAACTGGCGGAAAATTGAAGCCGTATCAGATCAAGGGAGTGAAGTGGTTGATATCATTATGGCAAAATGGGCTGAACGGGATACTTGCAGATCAAATGGGGCTTGGAAAGACAATTCAAACCATTGGCTTTCTTGCACATTTAAAAGGAAAGGGATTGGATGGGCCATATTTAGTAATTGCTCCTCTTTCTACTCTCTCAAATTGGGTGAATGAGATTGCAAG gTTTGTGCCCTCAATGAATGCTGTTATCTACCATGGCGACAAGAACCAAAGGGATGAGATACGAAGGAAGCACATGACTAAAGCAATTGGCCACGAATTTCCTATAATTGTGACTTCGTATGAGGTGGCCATGAATGATGCAAGAAGATGTTTGAGGCATTATAATTGGAAATATGTTGTAATTGACGAG GGGCACAGgttaaaaaatgcaaaatgcaAACTTCTGAAGGAATTAAAATACTTACCTGTAGAAAATAAGCTTCTGTTAACTGGGACACCTCTACAGAATAATCTGGCAGAGCTTTGGTCATTGTTAAACTTCCTTTTGCCTGATattttctcatctcataatGAGTTTGAGTCATG GTTTGATCTGTCAGGAAAGTGTAACAGTGAAGCAATGAGGGAGGAagtggaagagaagagaagggcTCAA GTTGTAGCAAAACTACATGCTATATTGCGCCCCTTCCTTCTTAGAAGAATGAAGGCTGATGTTGAGCAGCTGCTTCCtcggaaaaaagaaataatattgtatGCTACCATGACTAACCATCAGAAGGATTTCCAAGATCATCTAATTAACAGGACCTTGGAGAACCATTTAATTGAGAAGGCAAACTCTG GCCGTGGTATGAAAGGGAAACTTAATAATCTGATGGTCCAGCTTCGGAAGAACTGCAACCATCCGGATCTCTTAGAGTCTGCCTTTGATGGCTCAT ATTTGTATCCACCCGTTGAAGAGATAATTGGCCAGTGTGGTAAATTTCGCTTGCTGGACCGGCTATTGGAACGGTTGTTAGCCCACAAACATAAA GTATTGATCTTCAGCCAGTGGACAAAAGTTTTGGACATCATAGATTACTACTTTAGTGAAAAGGGATTTGAAGTTTGTAGAATCGATGGCAGTGTGAAGCTGGATGAAAGGAAAAGACAG ATCTCGGATTTCAATGATTTGAACAGCAATTACAGATTATTCCTCCTAAGCACCAGGGCTGGCGGACTGGGGATCAACCTCACTGCAGCTGACACATGTATACTATATGACAGTGATTGG AACCCTCAAATGGATTTGCAAGCCATGGATAGATGCCATAGGATTGGTCAAACCAAACCTGTTCATGTTTACAGGCTGGCAACAGCTCAATCTGTAGAG GGTCGTGTCTTGAAAAGGGCTTTTAGCAAATTGAAGCTTGAGCATGTGGTGATTGGGAAAGGGCAGTTTCACCAAGAAAGGAAGCCTAGCTCTACTGATATCTTTGAG CAGGAGGATCTGCTGGCATTGCTCCGAGAGGAAGAAACGGCTGAAGACAAGATGATACAAACAGATATTAGCGATGAAGATTTGGAGAGGGTCTTAGACCGCAGTGATCTTGTTGTTAATGCATCGAACAATGACGAAAAGTCCAATGGTGGTGGTGTTTTTCCCCTCAAAGGTCCTGGATGGGAGGTGGTGATACCAACTGCAACTGGAGGCATGCTCTCTACCCTTAACAGTTGA
- the LOC121253096 gene encoding ATP-dependent DNA helicase DDM1 isoform X2 produces the protein MYVRQLVLGMDTKNEMNDEGSAESPTSVLEDEVKMEVKSEEEMCPHEGNGDSSLILRAMAEEEEKLLEARVKKEDEEQRKEPEEEPQLNDSHFTKLDELLSQTQMYSEFLLEKMDDITTNGMEQENAIVEKKRGRGSKRKAAAQYNNKKAKRAVAAMLTRSHEAKKAEDVNLTEEERVEKEQQELVPLLTGGKLKPYQIKGVKWLISLWQNGLNGILADQMGLGKTIQTIGFLAHLKGKGLDGPYLVIAPLSTLSNWVNEIARFVPSMNAVIYHGDKNQRDEIRRKHMTKAIGHEFPIIVTSYEVAMNDARRCLRHYNWKYVVIDEGHRLKNAKCKLLKELKYLPVENKLLLTGTPLQNNLAELWSLLNFLLPDIFSSHNEFESWFDLSGKCNSEAMREEVEEKRRAQVVAKLHAILRPFLLRRMKADVEQLLPRKKEIILYATMTNHQKDFQDHLINRTLENHLIEKANSGRGMKGKLNNLMVQLRKNCNHPDLLESAFDGSYLYPPVEEIIGQCGKFRLLDRLLERLLAHKHKVLIFSQWTKVLDIIDYYFSEKGFEVCRIDGSVKLDERKRQISDFNDLNSNYRLFLLSTRAGGLGINLTAADTCILYDSDWNPQMDLQAMDRCHRIGQTKPVHVYRLATAQSVEGRVLKRAFSKLKLEHVVIGKGQFHQERKPSSTDIFEQEDLLALLREEETAEDKMIQTDISDEDLERVLDRSDLVVNASNNDEKSNGGGVFPLKGPGWEVVIPTATGGMLSTLNS, from the exons ATGTACGTACG TCAGTTAGTGTTGGGAATGGACACGAAGAACGAAATGAATGACGAAGGCTCTGCAGAGTCGCCGACTTCGGTGCTTGAAGACGAG GTGAAAATGGAAGTCAAGTCAGAGGAAGAAATGTGTCCACATGAAGGAAATGGAGATTCCTCTTTGATATTGAGAGCAATGGCTGAGGAGGAAGAAAAGCTATTGGAAGCTCGGGTtaagaaagaagatgaagagcaaAGAAAGGAGCCAGAGGAGGAACCCCAGTTGAATGACAGTCACTTTACCAAATTGGATGAGCTTCTAAGTCAAACACAGATGTACTCCGAGTTTTTGCTGGAAAAAATGGATGATATTACAACT aatgGAATGGAGCAAGAGAATGCAATTGTTGAAAAAAAGAGAGGCCGTGGATCAAAAAGAAAAGCTGCTGCACAATACAATAAT AAGAAGGCCAAGAGGGCTGTTGCAGCCATGCTTACAAGATCTCATGAAGCCAAGAAAGCTGAAGATGTGAACCTCACTGAGGAAGAAAGAGTTGAGAAAGAACAGCAAGAACTTGTGCCCTTGTTAACTGGCGGAAAATTGAAGCCGTATCAGATCAAGGGAGTGAAGTGGTTGATATCATTATGGCAAAATGGGCTGAACGGGATACTTGCAGATCAAATGGGGCTTGGAAAGACAATTCAAACCATTGGCTTTCTTGCACATTTAAAAGGAAAGGGATTGGATGGGCCATATTTAGTAATTGCTCCTCTTTCTACTCTCTCAAATTGGGTGAATGAGATTGCAAG gTTTGTGCCCTCAATGAATGCTGTTATCTACCATGGCGACAAGAACCAAAGGGATGAGATACGAAGGAAGCACATGACTAAAGCAATTGGCCACGAATTTCCTATAATTGTGACTTCGTATGAGGTGGCCATGAATGATGCAAGAAGATGTTTGAGGCATTATAATTGGAAATATGTTGTAATTGACGAG GGGCACAGgttaaaaaatgcaaaatgcaAACTTCTGAAGGAATTAAAATACTTACCTGTAGAAAATAAGCTTCTGTTAACTGGGACACCTCTACAGAATAATCTGGCAGAGCTTTGGTCATTGTTAAACTTCCTTTTGCCTGATattttctcatctcataatGAGTTTGAGTCATG GTTTGATCTGTCAGGAAAGTGTAACAGTGAAGCAATGAGGGAGGAagtggaagagaagagaagggcTCAA GTTGTAGCAAAACTACATGCTATATTGCGCCCCTTCCTTCTTAGAAGAATGAAGGCTGATGTTGAGCAGCTGCTTCCtcggaaaaaagaaataatattgtatGCTACCATGACTAACCATCAGAAGGATTTCCAAGATCATCTAATTAACAGGACCTTGGAGAACCATTTAATTGAGAAGGCAAACTCTG GCCGTGGTATGAAAGGGAAACTTAATAATCTGATGGTCCAGCTTCGGAAGAACTGCAACCATCCGGATCTCTTAGAGTCTGCCTTTGATGGCTCAT ATTTGTATCCACCCGTTGAAGAGATAATTGGCCAGTGTGGTAAATTTCGCTTGCTGGACCGGCTATTGGAACGGTTGTTAGCCCACAAACATAAA GTATTGATCTTCAGCCAGTGGACAAAAGTTTTGGACATCATAGATTACTACTTTAGTGAAAAGGGATTTGAAGTTTGTAGAATCGATGGCAGTGTGAAGCTGGATGAAAGGAAAAGACAG ATCTCGGATTTCAATGATTTGAACAGCAATTACAGATTATTCCTCCTAAGCACCAGGGCTGGCGGACTGGGGATCAACCTCACTGCAGCTGACACATGTATACTATATGACAGTGATTGG AACCCTCAAATGGATTTGCAAGCCATGGATAGATGCCATAGGATTGGTCAAACCAAACCTGTTCATGTTTACAGGCTGGCAACAGCTCAATCTGTAGAG GGTCGTGTCTTGAAAAGGGCTTTTAGCAAATTGAAGCTTGAGCATGTGGTGATTGGGAAAGGGCAGTTTCACCAAGAAAGGAAGCCTAGCTCTACTGATATCTTTGAG CAGGAGGATCTGCTGGCATTGCTCCGAGAGGAAGAAACGGCTGAAGACAAGATGATACAAACAGATATTAGCGATGAAGATTTGGAGAGGGTCTTAGACCGCAGTGATCTTGTTGTTAATGCATCGAACAATGACGAAAAGTCCAATGGTGGTGGTGTTTTTCCCCTCAAAGGTCCTGGATGGGAGGTGGTGATACCAACTGCAACTGGAGGCATGCTCTCTACCCTTAACAGTTGA